From Deinococcota bacterium:
CGCCGAGCCGCGCCAGCCGCTCCAAGTCGTCTGGGTGCAGGTGCTGGACGTGCTCGACGCGTGGCCTCAGACCAGCGGCCTGAAGCGCGGGCAGGTTGGCCTCGAGCGCGTCCAAGACCGCGCGGTTGGCGGCGTCGCCGATGGCGTGGACGACCGGGGTCAGGCCGGCGGCGATGGCCTTGGGCAGGCGCTCGGCCAGGACCTCGGGGCCGTGGACGGCCATGCCGGTGTTGCCGGGGCCTCCGTAGGGCTCGAGCATCCAGGCGGTCAGGCTGCCGAGCGCGCCGTCGGCGAAGAACTTGGCGCCGCCGACCGTGAAGCGGTCTCCCCCTTGGCCGGTCGCCAGGCCGATGGCCGCGGCCGCCTCGATGTCGTCCTGGTTGATGCAGGCCCAGACCCGAAGGGGGTAGCTCTGGCGGGAGGCGGCCAGCGCCAGCTCTCGCCAGTAGGCGGCCGGTTCGTAGTTCATGTGGTGGACGCATGTGATGCCGAGCCGGGCCAGGTCCTCGCCCGCGAGCTCGAGCGCGCGGCGGATGTCCTCGTCGCTGGGCGCGGGCACGGCGGCGCCCACCAGGCGCTGGGCGAGCTCGAGCAGCATGCCGGTCGCCTCGCCCGCCTGGTCACGGACGATCACCCCGTCCCGCGGGTCGGGCGTGTCCCGGGTTATGCCCGCCGCCGCCAGCGCGAGGCTGTTGACCCAGGCGCTGTGGTGGTCCTGCGAGCGCAGGTAGACGGGATGATGCGGCGCGACCTTATCGAGGAGCCCCTTGTCCAGGCTGGTCACGCTCCAGCGCGCCGTCGAGAAGCCCGCGCCCACGAGCCAGGTCCCCGGCTCGGCCGCCTGAGCGCGCTCGGCGACGCGCGTCAGGGCCTGCTCGAGGCTAGGCGCGTCCGCGAGCTTGAGCTGCGAGAGCTCGAAGCCGTGCTGGGTCAGGTGGACGTGGCTGTCGTGAAAGCCGGGCAAGAGGCAGCGCCCCGCGAGGTCCACGCGGCGCGTACCGGATAGGGCCGTGCCCTGCACGCCGTCGTCGAGCTCGAGGATCTTGCCGCCGCGCAGGGACAGGGCCCCTACCCGCGGCCGCGCCGGGTCCATGGTCAAGATGGTACCGTTATAAAAAATCGTGTCGGGCATGCTGTCTCTCCTAGATATCCTCTCCTAGATATCCTCTCCTAGATATCCTCTCCTAGGCATCGGTTCAGGCGCCGTTTCCGGGCATCTTTCGCTGCATCTTTCGCTGCATCTTTCGCTGCATCATTCGCTGTGTCACTGCATGCAGTGCCCGCTCGTGAGTCAACCGAGGATATCACTGCGCGGGGCCGGAGCGGCCCCGGCGAACCTGGCCGCGCTGGAGCGGTCACCGCGTGAGCCCCTCGAGGGCCCAAGGTCTTATGGATACGGGTGCCTTACGGACAGCCAGGTACGGACAGCCAGGTACGGACAGCCAGGTACGGATACCTTGCCGCCGGTTTTGCAGGCGTTTCGTCCCTTTGATACCTTTGCCCCTACCTGCCTTTGCTAAGATTGTAATGCGCCTGATCTCTGTGTCAGAGCATGTGGCAGTAGGATAGAGGATCTGGTCGGTGACCAGAAAGACCAGCATGACGTGACAAGTGAGAAGTGAGGATTCGGAAGTGGAGGTCCAAAATGACAGATGATGAATTCCGCCGCCCCCGCTGGGGGGTAGCTTGCAGGGCGATAGCAGGATTGGTGGCGTTGCTCGTCATGATGGGCTGCGCGAGCGGTGACAGAACGCCGGTCGCGCCGCCGGCCGATCCGCCGCCGGCCAGCGCGCCGCCGGCCGTCGTCAGCTTCAGCCTCGTCGACGCCGACACTGACGAGCCGATCACCGGCTTCGATCCCATCCGCGAAGGCGCGACGCTGGACCTCAGCCAGGTGACGGCGAGAAACCTCAACATCCGCATCAATACCGACCCGCCAGGCGCCGGCAGCGTCGTCCTGAGCGTGGTCGGCGACAGCCATAACCGCGTTCAGAACAGCGCGCCCTACACCCTTTTT
This genomic window contains:
- a CDS encoding amidohydrolase; translation: MPDTIFYNGTILTMDPARPRVGALSLRGGKILELDDGVQGTALSGTRRVDLAGRCLLPGFHDSHVHLTQHGFELSQLKLADAPSLEQALTRVAERAQAAEPGTWLVGAGFSTARWSVTSLDKGLLDKVAPHHPVYLRSQDHHSAWVNSLALAAAGITRDTPDPRDGVIVRDQAGEATGMLLELAQRLVGAAVPAPSDEDIRRALELAGEDLARLGITCVHHMNYEPAAYWRELALAASRQSYPLRVWACINQDDIEAAAAIGLATGQGGDRFTVGGAKFFADGALGSLTAWMLEPYGGPGNTGMAVHGPEVLAERLPKAIAAGLTPVVHAIGDAANRAVLDALEANLPALQAAGLRPRVEHVQHLHPDDLERLARLGAIASVQAYHLVFDAKRISELLGDRLGRAYPIRSLLAAGAHLAFGSDTPVADPDVRLGLRAATERRGEGGETLTPDEAIGVQEALAAYTRGAAFAIGREARSGQLKEGFDADLVVLSHNPLESLDGLEVLGTMLAGRWTRELEG